One region of Fragaria vesca subsp. vesca linkage group LG4, FraVesHawaii_1.0, whole genome shotgun sequence genomic DNA includes:
- the LOC101295799 gene encoding parafibromin-like encodes MDPLSALRDFTIRGELDKIVRVNDELRLGSDYSFPCSAETAYRSKQGNLYTLETLLHYVNNHHLKHTEYLINARAQMIPCVTFPDRKPLLDYLTGKISSSDSIEFVLPQNPKVPDLPLHNNDFPFSENDVARHHTPDQNHNNINGFTVLKEVEAPVDYMSLIYGSERPLKDREELLECKGRNFYGVLTAATKREEERQRIESQQRKDGLVAKSRLMGSDDRGMAGYGDEMGYDQAPKPKMHLKGGKIGEGVPIILVPSAFQTLITIYNVKEFLEDGVYIPTDVKVKQMKGAKPDCVTVQKKFSRDRDRVVTAYEVRDKPSALKTEDWDRVVAVFVLGKEWQFKDWPFKDHVEIFNKIMGFFMRFEDDSVESAKIVKQWNVKIISISKNKRHQDRAAALEVWDRLEEFVRSRSHS; translated from the exons ATGGACCCTCTCTCCGCCCTCCGCGACTTCACAATCCGCGGCGAGCTCGACAAGATCGTCCGCGTCAACGACGAGCTCCGCTTGGGCTCCGACTACTCCTTCCCTTGCTCCGCCGAGACCGCCTACCGCTCCAAGCAAGGCAACCTCTACACCCTCGAAACCCTCCTCCATTACGTCAACAACCACCACCTTAAGCACACCGAGTACCTCATCAACGCCCGCGCCCAGATGATCCCCTGCGTCACCTTCCCCGATCGGAAACCCCTCCTCGATTACCTCACCGGCAAGATCTCCTCCTCCGACTCCATCGAGTTCGTCCTCCCTCAAAACCCTAAAGTCCCCGATTTGCCCCTCCACAACAACGACTTCCCCTTCTCCGAAAACGACGTCGCTCGCCACCACACGCCTGATCAGAATCACAACAACATCAATGGCTTCACCGTTTTGAAAGAGGTTGAGGCGCCGGTGGACTACATGTCGTTGATTTACGGCAGCGAGAGGCCGCTGAAGGACCGGGAGGAGCTGCTGGAGTGCAAAGGGAGGAACTTTTACGGCGTGCTGACGGCGGCGACGAAGAGAGAGGAGGAACGGCAGCGCATTGAGTCGCAGCAGAGGAAGGATGGGCTGGTGGCCAAGAGCAGGTTAATGGGCTCCGACGACCGGGGAATGGCGGGTTATGGTGACGAAATGGGCTATGACCAGGCGCCGAAGCCGAAGATGCATCTGAAGGGTGGGAAGATTGGGGAAGGCGTGCCTATAATTCTGGTGCCGAGTGCATTCCAGACGCTGATTACGATTTACAATGTGAAGGAGTTTCTGGAGGACGGGGTTTATATACCGACCGATGTGAAGGTGAAGCAGATGAAGGGGGCTAAGCCGGACTGTGTGACTGTGCAGAAGAAGTTCAGCAGGGATAGGGATAGAGTGGTGACGGCATATGAGGTTAGGGATAAGCCGTCGGCGCTGAAGACTGAGGATTGGGATAGGGTGGTGGCGGTTTTCGTGTTGGGGAAGGAGTGGCAGTTTAAGGACTGGCCTTTTAAGGATCATGTGGAGATTTTCAATAAGA TTATGGGATTTTTCATGCGGTTTGAAGATGATAGTGTTGAGTCTGCAAAGATTGTGAAGCAGTGGAATGTGAAGATCATCTCA ATTAGCAAGAATAAGCGACACCAAGATAGAGCTGCAGCACTGGAGGTGTGGGATCGGCTAGAAGAGTTTGTGCGGTCACGCTCACATTCCTGA
- the LOC101296088 gene encoding non-specific lipid-transfer protein-like protein At2g13820-like produces the protein MSQRIGMSLVLVLVAMFLARSAAQSDCTNVIISMSPCLNYITGNSSTPSSGCCSQLSSVVRSSPQCLCQVLNGGGSSLGINVNQTQALALPGACNVQTPPISQCNAASPAGSPAGTPDDSSNTVPSGSGSKTVPSTDDGSSDGNSIKLSMTQLIVLFAAAFATLSMH, from the exons ATGTCACAAAGGATTGGAATGAGTCTTGTCCTCGTTCTAGTGGCCATGTTCTTGGCAAGATCAGCAGCACAGTCAGATTGCACAAATGTGATTATCAGCATGTCCCCTTGTCTCAACTACATCACTGGGAACTCCTCAACTCCATCTTCAGGATGCTGTTCGCAGCTTTCTAGCGTTGTGCGATCATCCCCACAGTGCTTGTGCCAGGTTCTTAATGGCGGTGGATCATCACTAGGGATCAATGTCAATCAAACACAGGCTCTCGCTCTACCTGGTGCTTGCAATGTTCAGACTCCACCCATCAGCCAGTGTAACG CTGCTTCTCCAGCTGGCTCTCCTGCAGGAACACCTGATGATTCATCAAACACAGTTCCTTCAG GAAGTGGATCTAAAACTGTACCATCAACTGATGATGGCTCATCAGATGGAAACTCCATCAAGTTGTCTATGACTCAACTCATTGTGCTATTTGCTGCAGCATTTGCTACTCTCTCAATGCACTGA
- the LOC101304380 gene encoding uncharacterized protein LOC101304380 yields the protein MAISVPSPRLVLMALAMAAVLVMPVVYGQIGTPCTAATIASFSPCMNFLTNSTANGTAPTADCCNSLKNLTSTSRDCMCLIVTGNVPFQLPINRTLAISLPRACNTPGVPLQCKATGAPLPVPGPNSQAPTSSPGASPSGSPTASTVPEPSSSAESPESDTTPSSTGGSEAPTSTTGSRPVLTPTPSASIPSYSLSPSLLILASAVLVLKLY from the exons ATGGCGATTTCAGTGCCTTCTCCCCGTCTGGTACTTATGGCACTGGCAATGGCCGCTGTCTTGGTTATGCCAGTTGTTTACGGTCAAATTGGTACGCCTTGCACTGCTGCTACAATTGCGAGCTTCAGCCCTTGCATGAACTTTCTCACCAACAGCACCGCCAATGGTACTGCACCAACTGCAGACTGTTGCAATTCACTTAAGAATCTCACAAGTACCAGCAGGGACTGTATGTGCCTCATTGTAACTGGAAATGTTCCCTTCCAACTACCAATCAACCGTACTCTCGCCATCTCTCTTCCTCGTGCTTGCAACACCCCTGGCGTCCCACTCCAATGCAAAG CCACCGGTGCACCTCTTCCTGTTCCAG GTCCTAACTCTCAAGCACCAACTTCATCTCCTGGAGCTTCACCATCTGGCAGTCCCACAG CTTCTACTGTCCCTGAACCCAGCTCATCTGCTGAATCACCAGAATCAGACACAACACCATCATCAACAGGGGGCTCTGAAGCTCCAACATCTACTACTGGGAGCCGCCCAGTTCTGACTCCGACTCCATCAGCTTCCATACCATCTTACTCTCTATCGCCTTCTCTTCTGATATTGGCTTCAGCGGTTCTGGTGTTGAAGTTATACTAG